Genomic window (Pseudomonadota bacterium):
GTCCGGCACCTTCGCCGTGTTGTGGCGTGCGCCGCGCAACGAAGATCGCCCGCCGGTCATCATCTTCGACACGATCGATGCGGACTGACGCTCGTCCGAATCGCTCCTGCCGCCGAGTTCGGCTCGGCGCGCAGGGGCCTTCGGATCAGAGCCAGGCTTCGCAGATGCGCACGAGTTCGGCCTGATTGGCCGCCCCCACTTTCTGGCGGGCGTTACGCAGTTGGGTTTCGATCGTGCGGATCGATTTGCCTAGCGAGTACGCGATGGCCTTGTAGCTCTGGCCGGTGGCAGCGAGGCGGATGGCGTCCAGCTCCGCCGGGCTCGGCTTGGTGATACCCACGGGCGCGCTCAACTCTAGGCTAACGGCCAGGATCGGTGCGAAGAAGGTGGAGCAGAACTCGTGCAAGAGGCTGTGTTCGGCGGCCTTCCAGCGTCGTCCGTAGTCGAGCTCGTCCACACAGATCAGACCGAAGGCGCCTTGGTGATCATCAACGGCAAGGCGCTGCGCGAGCATCGCCCGCGCGTGCACAGCGGCGAACGCCTCACGCATCGGCGCCACCTCGGCGTTGTTAGGGACGTCGTCGTAAGCCACCGGCGTGGCGGATCGCCACACGCGCTGAATGACGTGATGACCGTTTGGTAGCTCGCGATCCACCATCGATGGGCGATCGTCCCCCTCGTCGAGGAAGGACTCGGCCGCCGCTGCGTAGGTGGGGTGTCTCGCATGGCCGAAGCCGATATCGACGCGTCCCGCCTTCAGCGTGCGCGCCAGATGGGCAACGCCGACCTGCATCACCTGGCGGGTGCGGTCGACTTGCAGCAGCATATGTCCAACCGTATCCAGCGTTTGGTTGGGGAACTTGCCTACGTACGAGTCGAGAAAGTGCGAGCGCAGGGCGCGACCGTCCCACGGGTCGGGTAGGCGGTTCGGCCTGCATTGATGGTGTTCCGTCTGTGCCACGCTCACCCTCCCGGCTCGATACGTTGGCAGCTCGACTATGGAAACACACCTGTTACGTGCTGTCCCCCACCGACGGCTGGAGGAAGGCGCCCAGCGAGGTGTAGTCGATGTCGCAGTGCCCACCGTCGCGCGGCACCCACTGGATATCGCCGCCCGCCTGCTCGATGTTCGCCGCGAGTTGCTCGCTGCCAAGGAAGCACCCCCAGTCATCGGCGCGGCCGCAGGTGAGGTAGAGGGCAGGGCCCGCCTCGGCGGAGAAGCCACGGGAAAGGCTCAGCGGGTCGTTGGCCGCCCACACCTGCCTGGTCGGGTAGAAGCGCCTGCCAAAGGCCCAGAGCATCAAGGCGCGCTTCGTGCTCGTGCCGGTCTCGCGCGCCGC
Coding sequences:
- a CDS encoding helix-turn-helix transcriptional regulator; amino-acid sequence: MAQTEHHQCRPNRLPDPWDGRALRSHFLDSYVGKFPNQTLDTVGHMLLQVDRTRQVMQVGVAHLARTLKAGRVDIGFGHARHPTYAAAAESFLDEGDDRPSMVDRELPNGHHVIQRVWRSATPVAYDDVPNNAEVAPMREAFAAVHARAMLAQRLAVDDHQGAFGLICVDELDYGRRWKAAEHSLLHEFCSTFFAPILAVSLELSAPVGITKPSPAELDAIRLAATGQSYKAIAYSLGKSIRTIETQLRNARQKVGAANQAELVRICEAWL